A window of Miscanthus floridulus cultivar M001 chromosome 12, ASM1932011v1, whole genome shotgun sequence genomic DNA:
aatatccctacatctagttcattgctgttgctcgtgttatgtcacacccaattttgcatagcaaaatcaggtactcatatatgtgcgccgaggatgtccaaacacacacatatcacaaattgcaataatatcaaCGTAAAGTACTGTATTATatcacatatctcatcataatgttaatacatagtcTTGCccattggcaacattattacacatAGTGGAATTACTAGCCTaatctgccacagggactccaactggtgaacgtcatcctagtagtcctggacatcctccggaaactcttcatacccattatctgttacccatctaggattttcattgaatgtaaagcaagtgtaaccTCACCatacttagcaagtatatcaaagggatctatgaggctcaaaaggctagacacgatttgactgcggttcgtaattttagttgatcaagttttagcatcttgaatcactactttagtgaacaatcccaatttccaagtgatattaaagtataatcaaatttatatcaattcccatccatccatagtaaccactaatcatgaaggatctagaccgctcatatccatgagcacgactgttataacaggtcaaatatttctatagaaattgtacaactttacctactgagccgtgattcccaatgtcggggtttgcaaagcccactacacctctacctaggaattGTGGCATGGTTTCACTACAtaacccttagctagtcgcactGACAAGttgtagctgctaaggtttcagccatctagccgtatgtggccctcctctaggagtggcatgcgtggtTGTGGCATGGTATACACACCCTAGtaggtaaggaaacataccaactagtgcccccctcttgcccttacagaaagctacagatgagctagtacaatctagttaacaggttaaagtcagagacatatgacactcggggttgtacaaaatctcctgggtggccgcttcaggattatGTCCTTAGGGACAGGCACTacagtactcaaccccatactctagccccctaaatgttgctaaaaagctttgttttatcacattgcataatgcctttagtcatgtttagcaattattttatgttaagcgctacaacatctatccaaaatgcatactcaaaccctaggtaacaaggacatgtggtacaagtaataatcTAGGAAAAGTCCTTaaggtatttcaaattagacacatgcatgaatatgaattgtaatagttcataggtacaaggggcctttggtatacttgccttcttcaaagttaTCCTAGTACTACGGATCTTCCTGTTGCTGGTCCTCAGCTACTTCAAACTGCTCACCCTCTATTCGTGTtccaaatcaccaatcaagcatccaatccaatcattacatgcatacaaatagacttctattagaacaatacaccaaacagtaGAAACATAGATTAAAACTCTTATAAAACTATTCTATgtattgctacgaacacgtgagcaaaagaatcactcaaatcggacttaaaacgcaaaagttatgcatgaaataatgttcaatggcatttctgtaaataacctgaacttatttttgaattaaaacaataaaaatatgaatttacatGGTTACTAGACTGCGcgtactatttttggaaactaCAGGGTCaaaagtgaataaaaataggactgaataataatttatttgaactgttatggactgcgggttgatttaccAAAAATAGAGGGGCTATTCTGCAAAATGGGCGTGGCTTGACCGCGGGTTGACCACAGCTGCTGACTGGGCAGCCACATGGCGCGTGCGGACTGGCTCGGTGCACTAGATGGGCGGTGGACTCGCTGACGTGGGCACGATGCGCCGAGTCCACAGCCACGGTGGATCGGTCATGTACCGAACCGGTACGTTCTAATCAAGGCCGTCCACGCAAAATCTAACAGCGCAGGGTGCACGGGAGTTCCTCCGCCGGCTGCACAGTACCGCCggtgagcccgccatggccggcggtgaggtgAACATGGCGGCGAACACCGGTATGGCGATTCTAGCCATCCCGATCGAAACCAAATACACGCAAATGATCTACAAGCGCTCGTGAACTCGCTAGGGTGAAAACCGAGGGTGGGGAACACGTCGAAGCGATGTCCCACGGcgacgccatggccggtggcgtcTGGAGTTCACTGGTACGGCGTTCCAATGCACTGTTCAACGAACTAGAGGCATTGGGAGAACGAGTAGCTCACCATGAGTCGGAAGAAAGGAAGCTTAGAGTCCGGGAAGTCTCCGAAGGCATgggtcgacggcggcggtggctggagaGAGAAGGCAAGGCATGGGTGAGTGGAATCCGAGCAACGGTTGACCAAAATAGCGAATTGAGGGTACCTATAGTCGTGGGGAAGCACGACGGAGCTTCAAGAGTCGTTAACGATGGCGATTCAGGTGCGGGAGTGGTGGATTGTCGGTGGCGGTGAGAGCGTTAGCGCgagcagaggaaaggggagaaggagggggTCAGCTCAGTGCTTTATAGGCCGAACGGGGTGCGGTAGATGGAAGGGGAGCGGGAGGCGGCGATTTCGTATGCCTTCCTTGCGGGCGCAGTGGATTGGCGGCTTGCCGTGCATGGCTTGCGCCATCGTCGgggtgaagaaggaagggagCGCGCGGGAAAGGAAGGGAAAGGAAGGGGATGTGGCCGGCTGACGGGTGGGGCTAGCGGCGTagtgagagggagaagaaggcgaGCGGGTGAGGGCATGGGCGCTATGGGCCGCGATGCTGAGCTGGGCCGCGCGCGCGTGCGGTGCGGAGGAAGGGGCGCGGAGCGGGCCTCCGAGCGGGCCGGTGCGGAGCGGGCTGTGCGCGGGAAAGGGAAGGGAGCGGGAGGCGGGAAGGACGGAAGGGAGGGGCGAGCTGGGCCGCCAAGCAGGCCACGCGACTGGGCTATGCGCGAAGAAGGCTGggctgaaaaggaagaaaagaaggtttttgaaaatcaaattcttttccaattctagttttcaaatccaagccaaattcaaatggaatttgaattcaacttccaaCAATCGAGCCCTAAATTGAACCAAAAAacaatatgcttcggcatgaatgcaacaaacatgtttctaaaccttatagttaattttatttaatCGAAATTTATTATTTAGTCTaggttaaaaatacatagaaatTTAAATTAATGCTCAAAATTAATTACTAATTTGCcgttgaaatttttgggtgttacatgttactagcactaaaaattcatagtagaggttacaaacgtgcgagagagggacgggtcctaaatctctggtgaaaggagtgaacgggtgctgagagagctcgattgctgctcaaCCGTTTGTTCGGGGTTCGATGAGTTTGTTCAGACCTGGCTTGAATCAATCTAATTGGTCATCAACTGCCCTTCACGGGACACCCTACTttttcttttataggccaagggaaagcacaagTTACAGCAGagaaaaagagaagaatgagagggagccaaagtccttcaggatcgtcaggtccttcttctcctccatGCGGGTCCCACTGACCCTTTAGATGTCAATAGGGGCAGCCAATATCTGATTGAGGAATGGGTGGCTTTGGAGCGAAGACCATTATAGACCTATACCTGCTTTTGGGATGTGGTTCAGCAAGGCGATTATTGGGGCCCGACACTTGATATAGAACGACCTGAACGCTTTCCCAACGATAAAAATTTCGTCGAGTTTGTCGAAAGTAAGGCTGTTGGGATGTATGGCCCGTACTTGGATAAGGAGACCAAAATTACTAGTTTGGACTCTTGGAGACGCATTAACCGGGTGTTCGATTTGTTGGGAGTCGAGTATGAATGTATGATGACCGCCCTATCTTGGCCAAGCAAAGGGATGAAGCTGCCGAAAGAGCGAAAGAAAAGAAACCCATTCCTACGAAAGACAAGTGGCCTGCTAAGCCTAGTGATGTGCGGCTAGGCCGTGAATTGGCGAAGCCTTCGAAGAAAAGTCTGAAATTTACTCTTGGCGGCTCGGATCGCGATAGTGGTGCAGCTTATACGGAAGGGGTACGTGGGGGTTTTGACGCGTCTTCTTCTTTTGTGTTAAAGATTTTCGTTGCTTGTACGAATAAGTTTTTCGATCAGATCCTATGGCATCTTCATTTTCCCTTACCTTTTTTCCTTTTCGCCTTTGGCTTTTTCAGGGTACTTCGACATCCGGATAAATGGCGCCGAAAAGGCCTGTTGCTGTGACTTCCTCCATTTTTGAGGAGGACGATGCCTCCCTGATGGAGATGCCTACTTCCAAAGGCTGTGCTGAAGAAGAATGCTTTGTGGGACGATGGCTCAAAGAAGCAAAAACACATGTCTTCTCATGCGGAGGAGGCAAAAGGAAATAATCAAGAAGGGCGCGAGAAGGAGGCTGCATTGGCGAGGGTGTCTGACGGCCGGGGCCCGAACTAGGTAAGAGCTGCTTTTATGATGAGGCAGCTCGGCTGACTCCTAGCCTAGTGAAAGGTCTGCTTTTGGGTCACGGTCCTTTGATTTTGGGTGCGAAGGAGGAGGACTATGGTGAGCCCCGCTTCTATTCGGGGTTGAGTTCGTCGGTCGAGATGGACCCTGTGAAAGTGGAGTCTTATTGAATTGCTCGTTCTTCAGGTGCTGCATCGGAGGCGAACTTCGCCTATTTTTTTGACTTTCGAACACCGTCAAGTTTGCCGAGCAGTGTCATAAAGCTTTGGTCACCCCCGACATGGAGCGAGATCTTTTGCAGATCAGGGACTTGACGCTGGCGGAAGCTGCTTCCTTTAATCTTGCCAGCGTGAGTGCCTTTTTGCCTTTGGGTTGTATTTTCACGAAGTCGGTTTTCATTATTAGTGCATTTGCACCTTTTGCTTATTGGAGTGTAGGCGGTGGTGCTAAGCAGCACCCTTCACTGTCAGGGCGATGTGCTTCGTCGGAAGCTGGAGGGCAAAAAGCTAGAGCGAGATCAGTGGATTAAGGATCTTGAAAAAGAGGTGGGTGCGCTGCAGAAAAAGCTTGAAGAAGAGCAGGCTGCACAGAAGGAGGCCAATAGAGCGCCTTCAAAAGCTAAGGTGCTTGGAAGGGAGCGAGAGGGCCATGAGAAAGAGATGAATGCATTTGCCTCTCGCTCCCGGGAAGTGATGCAACTGTACCGTGACTGCCTGCTCGGTGCAGGCACCGATACCGAGTTCCCCGAGGAGTGCACCATGGATGAATTTATGGTTTGGCTTCAAGGAGAGATGGACGCTTTGGACAGCCATATGATGCTCGGGCATGACTTCGCCGCTATCACAGCTTTTAAGCGAAAGCTCTCGGCAAAAGGTTTTTTTGATGAGTTTTGGCATGCTGGTGGTAACAAAATGGCAATCATGCAGGTGGCGTGCAGTCGTGGCCAGGTATCGTGATTGGTGCTTTGGCCCGTGcttattcttttttgttttgtccTTTTTTGTTCTTGATCGAAATGGTCATGATGGTCTTGGTTTTTGTCAGGATGCTGAGGAGAAGAAGGCTATCATGGATATGGTGCTGGAGTTCTTGACAGAGAAACGTCGCCAAGAAGCGACGAAAGCTGCAGCTGATGGCGATAGTGCTTCTCCAGCCGCGTCTCCAAACCTGGCTGCCAAAAGCTCTGCTGCCAGGGTGGCTCGTGCTAACATTGAAGACAGGGTAGATGCTTAGGTCCTTTTAGCTTCCGAAGCCATTGATGTTTTGTTTGTGGGGCGAAAACACTTTTGTTGTTAAGGTTGTCTGTGTTGGATGTAAGAGTTGGTACATTCCTGGTTGAATTATGCTTGTGCACAGGGCACGGAGCCTGCCCACTCCATCAAAGTTTATCCCCTGATGAATAGGTGCGAGGATTTCTTCGTTGGTGGTGCTTCATGGAAGTGCCATTGATAGAAGATTTTGAAGTCACGGTTGTTGACTTTTTTATTGATGAGATATGATAGGTGCGCAAGAAAGAGCGAATCATGAAGGAGTTTTTTTTTGCTACTTTTGACCCGTTGGTCCTTACAAAGCGCCAAAGGCTTCGACGATGACTTTGCTAGGCTCGTGAGGAACCGCTTTTAAGACCCGACGAAGTTAAGGAAGAGCCGGTGGAAGAACTTGCGCTGGACATAGAAAACCACAGTTATAATTTTTATTATCGCCCTAATGCCGGTGATAGGTAGACGAATGTGTAATTTAGTTTATAGGCCACGAGGGCATGTATTCGACTTTTGACTTTATGGTGAGAATGCAACGCGggtgtttatatatatgtgaagCTTCTTTTCGTTGTGCTTTGGCCTATCGAGGTTACTTTTAAGGGACTTTGTTTATACAATAGATGTGGTGATTAGAGCTAGCAAATGGGTGAATTGGCAGACATGCGGGGTTTCATCACTTTTTCTGGCTTCCTGGCTCTCAACGTCTTTTGTGATTGTACGATTCTTTCACTTGGGCGAAGGGTTGCTTTAGATGGGCCTTGGAAAACAAACAACTGTGCCATGCTCTTCGGCTATGCTATGAATGGGTGAAACCATGTTACAGTGGCTTCACGTGTCTTGAGCCATTGCAACTACATAGTTGAAGATAACTGGAGCCGTGAAACTACAAACAGTGCATTCGACAGATTGGGGGATGTTATGTTTTCTCTTGTGGTATCCCCCAACCTGCCCTTTTCGTGGTTGTTCACCTTCAGTCCACTCAGTGACACAGGGGCTTGGTGTGTGGCAATGGTTAGGCACTTCTTGCTCCCTAACCACCTGTGCTCTCCTTCTTACGTGTTCTCTCACGGTAATGAAATGTTATACGGCTCTACTTTGTGCCTGTATAACCTTTTGCTCTATGGGTGAAAGGGCTAAGGGGTGTCTACTACTCCTAAGTCCTGACCCTGCTCATTCGCTACTCTCCAGCTACTCTCTTCCATTTCTAATCCTCCCCCATCTCTAGTTCCTGTGTTCTTCCAACTTGGACGTCCATAGAGATCGGGCTCCCTTTTATAGGGCTTATACTGGTGCTGGCGCTTTATTCTGATTAGGTGAGGTAGGTGAAGTTGGTGTAGTTTATTAAGTATAATATAGTACTGTGTACTCGATAGCATTTATTGCTAAGTGCTATCCTTTTCGTTGGCATGTTGCCTGGTGGCTAGCCTTGGTTTGATGA
This region includes:
- the LOC136495416 gene encoding uncharacterized protein isoform X2; this encodes MERDLLQIRDLTLAEAASFNLASGDVLRRKLEGKKLERDQWIKDLEKEVGALQKKLEEEQAAQKEANRAPSKAKVLGREREGHEKEMNAFASRSREVMQLYRDCLLGAGTDTEFPEECTMDEFMVWLQGEMDALDSHMMLGHDFAAITAFKRKLSAKGFFDEFWHAGGNKMAIMQVACSRGQDAEEKKAIMDMVLEFLTEKRRQEATKAAADGDSASPAASPNLAAKSSAARVARANIEDRVDA
- the LOC136495416 gene encoding uncharacterized protein isoform X1; translated protein: MERDLLQIRDLTLAEAASFNLASAVVLSSTLHCQGDVLRRKLEGKKLERDQWIKDLEKEVGALQKKLEEEQAAQKEANRAPSKAKVLGREREGHEKEMNAFASRSREVMQLYRDCLLGAGTDTEFPEECTMDEFMVWLQGEMDALDSHMMLGHDFAAITAFKRKLSAKGFFDEFWHAGGNKMAIMQVACSRGQDAEEKKAIMDMVLEFLTEKRRQEATKAAADGDSASPAASPNLAAKSSAARVARANIEDRVDA